From the Carassius gibelio isolate Cgi1373 ecotype wild population from Czech Republic chromosome B25, carGib1.2-hapl.c, whole genome shotgun sequence genome, one window contains:
- the LOC128013993 gene encoding ras-related protein Rab-8B, translating to MAKTYDYLFKLLLIGDSGVGKTCLLFRFSEDAFNTTFISTIGIDFKIRTVELNGKKIKLQIWDTAGQERFRTITTAYYRGAMGIMLVYDITSEKSFENIKNWIRNIEEHASSDVEKMILGNKCDMNDRRQVSKERGEKLAIDYGIKFLETSAKTSVNVEEAFFTLARDIMARLSRKMNEGGQGDRGGPVKISEKRSKKHSIFKCALL from the exons ATGGCGAAGACCTACGATTACCTCTTCAAACTCTTGCTAATAGGAGACAGTGGAGTGGGAAAAACATGTCTGCTGTTCAGATTCAGCGAGGACGCGTTTAACACCACCTTCATCTCCACAATCG GAATTGATTTCAAAATCAGAACTGTTGAGCTGAATGGGAAGAAAATCAAGCTGCAGATATG GGACACAGCAGGACAGGAAAGATTTAGGACGATCACCACGGCGTACTACAGAGGCGCTATG GGCATTATGTTGGTATATGACATCACCAGTGAAAAGtcatttgagaacattaaaaacTGGATCCGTAACATCGAGGAG CATGCATCGTCTGACGTAGAGAAGATGATCCTCGGAAACAAATGTGACATGAACGACAGGAGACAGGTGTCcaaagagagaggagagaaa ttggcAATTGATTACGGGATCAAGTTTTTGGAAACAAGTGCAAAAACCAGCGTAAATGTCGAAGAGGCCTTTTTCACCCTTGCTAGAGACATTATGGCTCGACTTAGCAGAAAAATG AATGAAGGTGGTCAAGGAGATCGTGGAGGGCCGGTGAAGATCTCAGAGAAGCGCTCTAAAAAGCACAGCATCTTTAAGTGTGCTCTTCTGTAA
- the LOC128014055 gene encoding LOW QUALITY PROTEIN: transient receptor potential cation channel subfamily M member 1-like (The sequence of the model RefSeq protein was modified relative to this genomic sequence to represent the inferred CDS: deleted 1 base in 1 codon), giving the protein MGAEGQDDIEMAILTALLKGTNASAPDQLSLALAWNRVDIARNQIFVYGHNLPPASALAAISTSAAPSHEKQKGATQRNKGKARGKKGKGGKAKPEQPEETDPRKIELLNWVNSLEQAMIDALVLDRVDFVKLLLENGVNIHHFLTIPRLEELYNTKLGPANTLHIVVRDVKKGNLPPDYQITLIDIGLVVEYLMGGAYRCNYTRKNFRALYNNLYGLKRPKALKLLGMEDDEPRPKGKKKQKKKKEEEEDIDVDDPEVSRFHYPFHELMIWAVLMKRQKMALFLWQRGEEGMAKALVACKLLKAMAHESSQSEMVDDISQDLDNNSKEFGTLAYELLDQSYKHDEQLAMKLLTYELKNWSNSTCLKLAVAAKHRDFIAHTCSQMLLTDMWMGSLRMGKNPGLKVILSLIFPPFILLLDFRLGDDVSLQVTADSEDRKTKDDDKSVRDANADTASKKGDEEEGNKKMRRIPIGTKIYEFYNAPFTKFWFNTISYLGYLMLYNYIVLVKMERWPSLQEWIVISYIITLGLEKVRQILMSEPGKLKQKINVWLEEYWNITDLVAISTFLLGLLLRLQSEPYMGYGRVIYCVDIIFWYIRVLDIFGVNKYLGPYVMMIGKMMIDMLYFVVIMLVVLMSFGVARQAILHPDEEPTWRLARNIFYMPYWMIYGEVFADSIDLYAMEINPPCGENLYDEDGKKLPPCIPGAWLTPAIMACYLLVANILLVNLLIAVFNNTFFEVKSISNQVWKFQRYQLIMTFHDRPVLPPPLIIFSHLYILIRKLCCRCNKKKEGELDEKDKGLKLILTPEELKMLYEFEEQCVEEYFREKEDEQQSSNDERIRVTNERVENMSMRLEEVNERENTMKASLQTVDLRLSQLEDINGRMVNALERLVGIDHSELTRTRSSASSICDPSSLQRHSSINSADGYSLYRYYLGVDDRPPEEKEADLSKTISTTNLNTKEYGQNLEVDIPGVKRRLGSCVDIRIFPCDKEVEVEGTKPESTKSTIPDDQNSSDRATVKEALMMERAKLQATTSYPLDRVKAFKYYPKEIQSTSPSTVRRYWSTTSFDQVCRREQNQEGEGMGGSPATRRWSAGYENKVNPSLFGQMPKVSMVRPLVDQVDQFSNSFKVDQHSDLPEQKMLRVSSRRSIDEMGMQNGEKTMDRSGGSVNHERRQSFIEDGIRKGEELHSVGKIGRQASLEVNRVYQEEGSDNVDKCLKDTEQDVTKEPDDPEGGLGKEESSEKQDREQTEDVPTSVSPFDSEVQADGSHLFLPEDTMFLPGRSKSWSTKTLQVLRKQFEKSPRIKQ; this is encoded by the exons ATGGGTGCTGAGGGACAAGATGACATTGAAATGGCTATCCTCACTGCGTTACTGAAAG GAACAAATGCATCAGCTCCAGATCAGCTGAGCTTGGCTCTGGCTTGGAATAGAGTGGATATAGCACGCAACCAAATCTTTGTGTATGGACACAATCTACCA CCTGCAAGCGCCCTTGCTGCCATCTCCACCAGCGCAGCACCATCTCATGAAAAGCAGAAGGGAGCCACTCAACGTAACAAAGGAAAGGCTAGAGGAAAAAAAGGCAAAGGAGGCAAAGCCAAACCAGAACAACCAGAGGAAACTGACCCTAGAAAGATAGAATTACTGAACTGG GTGAACTCCCTCGAGCAAGCCATGATTGACGCTTTGGTTCTGGACAGAGTGGATTTTGTCAAGCTCCTGCTAGAAAATGGTGTAAACATTCACCATTTTCTAACCATTCCTCGATTAGAGGAGTTATACAACACT AAACTTGGTCCTGCCAACACTCTACATATTGTCGTAAGAGATGTTAAAAAG GGGAATCTCCCACCAGATTACCAAATCACATTGATCGACATTGGACTGGTGGTGGAGTACCTGATGGGGGGAGCCTATCGCTGTAACTACACAAGGAAAAACTTCCGAGCACTTTATAACAATCTTTATGGACTAAAGAGG CCTAAAGCCCTAAAGCTGCTTGGAATGGAG GATGACGAGCCAAGGCCAAAAGGCAAGAAGaagcaaaagaagaagaaagaagaagaggaggacaTTGATGTGGATGACCCAGAGGTTAGCCGCTTCCATTATCCATTCCACGAGCTGATGATCTGGGCAGTGCTGATGAAAAGGCAGAAGATGGCTCTGTTCCTGTGGCAGAGGGGCGAGGAGGGTATGGCTAAAGCTCTGGTGGCCTGTAAGCTCCTCAAAGCCATGGCTCATGAGTCGTCTCAGAGTGAGATGGTGGATGACATATCCCAGGATCTCGATAACAACTCTAA ggagtttggaaccTTGGCCTATGAGTTGCTGGATCAGTCCTACAAACATGATGAGCAGCTAGCCATGAAACTGTTGACTTACGAGTTAAAGAATTGGAGCAACTCTACCTGTTTGAAGTTGGCCGTGGCTGCCAAGCACAGAGACTTCATAGCCCACACCTGTAGCCAGATGCTCCTCACTGACATGTGGATGGGCAGCCTGAGGATGGGTAAAAACCCAGGTCTGAAG GTTATTCTCAGCCTCATTTTCCCACCTTTTATTCTGCTGTTGGATTTCCGTCTGGGTGATGATGTGTCTCTTCAAGTCACTGCAGATAGTGAAGACAGGAAGACCAAGGACGATGATAAGTCTGTCCGG GATGCCAATGCAGACACAGCCTCTAAGAAAGGAGATGAGGAGGAAGGTAATAAGAAAATGAGACGGATTCCTATTGGAACGAAGATCTATGAGTTCTACAATGCCCCTTTCACCAAATTTTGGTTCAATACT ATTTCCTACCTTGGCTATCTCATGCTGTACAATTACATAGTACTGGTGAAGATGGAGCGTTGGCCATCCTTACAAGAGTGGATCGTTATTTCATACATCATCACTTTGGGGTTGGAGAAAGTTAGACAG ATTTTGATGTCAGAACCAGGCAAGCTTAAGCAAAAGATAAACGTGTGGTTGGAAGAGTACTGGAACATTACAGACCTGGTGGCCATCTCGACCTTCTTGCTTGGCCTCCTACTCAGGCTGCAAAGTGAACCCTACATGGGCTATGGCCGTGTGATCTACTGCGTGGACATTATCTTCTGGTATATCCGCGTACTGGACATATTTGGAGTCAACAAGTACCTAGGACCCTACGTCATGATGATTGGGAAAATg ATGATTGACATGCTGTACTTTGTGGTGATCATGTTGGTGGTCCTGATGAGTTTCGGCGTGGCACGGCAGGCTATCCTCCACCCAGACGAGGAGCCCACATGGCGCTTAGCTCGCAATATCTTCTACATGCCTTATTGGATGATCTATGGAGAGGTGTTTGCAGATTCGATAGACC TTTATGCAATGGAAATAAACC CCCCCTGTGGAGAAAACTTATATGATGAGGATGGGAAAAAGCTTCCACCCTGCATCCCGGGAGCCTGGTTGACTCCAGCCATCATGGCCTGTTATTTGTTAGTGGCCAACATCCTGCTTGTGAATTTGCTCATTGCTGTCTTCAA CAACACATTCTTTGAGGTTAAGTCCATTTCGAACCAGGTGTGGAAGTTTCAGAGATATCAGCTCATCATGACCTTCCACGACAGGCCTGTGCTGCCTCCACCACTGATTATTTTTAGCCACCTCTACATCCTTATTCGCAAACTCTGCTGCCGCTGTAACAAGAAAAAGGAGGGAGAACTGGATGAAAAGGATAAAGGATTGA AGCTTATTCTTACCCCGGAAGAGCTGAAGATGCTGTATGAGTTTGAGGAGCAATGTGTGGAGGAATATTTCAGGGAGAAAGAAGATGAGCAACAGTCCTCAAATGATGAGCGCATCAGAGTTACAAATGAAAG GGTGGAGAACATGTCCATGCGCCTTGAGGAGGTGAATGAGAGGGAGAACACAATGAAGGCTTCCCTTCAGACAGTGGACCTTCGTTTGTCCCAGCTAGAGGACATTAATGGCCGTATGGTGAATGCCTTGGAAAGACTGGTGGGAATCGACCACTCTGAACTCACCCGGACACGCTCATCGGCCTCCTCTATTTGTGACCCCTCCTCTCTCCAACGTCACAGTAGCATCAACAGTGCTGATGGGTACAGC CTCTACCGCTATTACCTGGGTGTTGATGACCGTCCACCTGAAGAGAAAGAGGCAGATCTGAGTAAAACAATAAGCACTACAAACCTCAACACAAAGGAATATGGCCAGAATCTAGAGGTGGATATTCCAGGGGTAAAAAGACGCCTTGGCTCATGTGTGGACATTCGAATCTTCCCTTGTGATAAGGAAGTCGAGGTTGAAGGGACAAAGCCAGAATCAACAAAATCTACCATTCCAGACGACCAGAATTCTTCAGATCGAGCCACAGTGAAAGAAGCCTTGATGATGGAGAGAGCAAAACTTCAGGCCACTACCTCCTACCCTCTAGACAGGGTGAAAGCTTTTAAATACTATCCTAAAGAAATACAAAGCACATCCCCGTCCACTGTAAGAAGGTATTGGAGCACAACCTCATTTGATCAAGTATGTAGAAGAGAACAAAATCAAGAAGGAGAAGGAATGGGTGGGTCTCCAGCTACAAGACGTTGGAGTGCTGGCTACGAGAACAAGGTAAACCCTAGTCTGTTTGGTCAGATGCCAAAGGTATCAATGGTAAGACCCTTGGTAGACCAGGTTGACCAATTTAGCAACAGTTTTAAGGTAGACCAACATTCTGACCTGCCTGAGCAAAAAATGCTAAGAGTTTCTTCTAGACGCAGTATAGATGAGATGGGAATGCAAAACGGGGAGAAGACAATGGACAGGTCGGGTGGATCGGTGAATCATGAACGGCGTCAGTCATTTATTGAAGATGGGATAAGAAAGGGTGAAGAGCTACACTCAGTGGGAAAGATTGGAAGACAGGCATCACTTGAAGTAAATCGGGTATATCAAGAAGAAGGGAGTGACAATGTGGACAAATGCCTGAAAGATACTGAGCAGGACGTGACAAAGGAACCAGATGATCCTGAAGGAGGTCTTGGAAAGGAGGAGAGTTCAGAGAAGCAAGACAGAGAGCAAACAGAGGATGTACCAACAAGTGTAAGTCCCTTTGATTCTGAAGTCCAAGCTGATGGTAGCCACCTGTTTCTGCCAGAAGACACAATGTTCCTCCCTGGAAGATCTAAGAGCTGGTCCACAAAAACCTTGCAAGTCCTTAGGAAACAGTTTGAAAAGAGCCCACGGATCAAGCAGTGA
- the dnaja gene encoding dnaJ homolog subfamily A member 4, with protein sequence MVRETGFYDLLGVSPKASLDEIKKAYRKLALKYHPDKNPNEGEKFKLISQAYEVLSDPKKRDLYDQGGEQAIKEGGMAGGESPMDIFNMFFGGGGRMQRERRGKNVVHQLGVTLEELYNGSTRKLGLQKNVICEKCEGYGGKKGTIEKCSTCKGRGVQVQVQQIGPGMIQQIQSMCSDCQGQGERFNSKDRCKNCNGHKVERKKKILEVHIDKGMKDGQKITFSGEGDQEPGLEPGDVIIVLDLKDHPVFQRQEDNLMMKMKIKLVEALCGFKKTICTLDNRSLLIHSPPGQVIKPNDLKCIHNEGMPVYRDPYEKGLLIIKFEIEFPDKHWLPEHMLPDLERLLPVREHIMMSDDMEEVDLCEVDYERQERNRSGEAYDEDEGPRHGGVQCQTQ encoded by the exons ATGGTTCGAGAAACCGGCTTCTACGATCTGCTCGGCGTCAGTCCCAAAGCCTCGCTGGACGAGATCAAGAAGGCATATCGGAAACTGGCGCTGAAATATCACCCGGACAAAAACCCGAACGAGGGCGAGAAA TTTAAACTAATATCACAAGCCTACGAGGTCCTGTCCGATCCCAAAAAGAGGGATTTGTATGACCAAGGAGGCGAACAAGCCATAAAGGAGGGAGGCATGGCAGGAGGAGAATCTCCCATGGACATTTTCAACATGTTCTTCGGCGGCGGAGGCAGAATGCAGAGAGAAAGGAGAG GTAAGAATGTGGTTCACCAGCTGGGAGTCACACTGGAGGAATTATACAATGGCTCGACAAGAAAACTTGGCCTTCAGAAGAACGTGATCTGTGAGAAATGTGAAG GTTATGGAGGCAAAAAAGGCACAATTGAAAAATGCTCAACTTGCAAAGGAAGAGGGGTTCAGGTCCAGGTGCAACAGATCGGACCGGGAATGATCCAGCAGATCCAGAGCATGTGCTCCGACTGCCAAGGACAGGGAGAGAGGTTCAACTCCAAGGACCGCTGCAAGAACTGCAATGGACACAAAGTAGAGCGCAAGAAGAAGATTCTTGAAGTCCATATCGACAAAG GTATGAAGGACGGCCAGAAGATCACATTCAGCGGAGAAGGAGATCAAGAGCCTGGACTGGAGCCTGGTGATGTTATAATCGTACTGGATTTGAAAGATCACCCCGTCTTCCAAAGACAAGAAGACAacctgatgatgaagatgaagatcaaGCTGGTGGAGGCGCTCTGTGGGTTCAAAAAGACGATCTGCACGCTAGATAACCGATCGTTGCTCATTCACTCACCTCCAG gtcaAGTAATAAAGCCTAATGAtctaaaatgtattcataatgaGGGCATGCCTGTGTACAGAGACCCTTATGAGAAAGGGCTTCTCATCATAAAGTTTGAG ATCGAGTTCCCAGATAAACACTGGCTACCTGAGCACATGCTGCCTGACCTGGAGAGGCTACTTCCTGTCAGAGAACATATCATGATGTCAGATGATATGGAGGAGGTGGACCTGTGTGAAGTAGACTATGAAAGACAGGAGAGAAACCGCAGCGGGGAAGCCTACGATGAAGACGAAGGGCCCAGGCATGGTGGCGTCCAGTGCCAGACTCAGTAA
- the LOC128013989 gene encoding transient receptor potential cation channel subfamily M member 1-like, giving the protein MYIRVSYDTKPDSLLHLMVKEWQLELPTLLISVHGGLQNFDLQPKLKQVFGKGLIKAAVTTGAWIFTGGVSTGVIRHVGDALKDHSSKSRGKVCAIGIAPWGILESKEDLIGKDVNKPYQAISNPLSKLAVLNNSHSHFILSDNGTCGKYGAEVKLRRQLEKHISLQKINTRLGQGVPVVCLIVEGGPNVISIVLESLREEPPVPVVVCDGSGRASDIISFAHKYSEVEGLVNEDAKEQLLVTIQKTFNYNKMQSGQILLMVIECMKKRELVSIYSNVRSCNRCRPTSIDTNPISAQTNLR; this is encoded by the exons ATG TATATTCGGGTGTCATATGATACTAAGCCGGACAGCCTGCTGCATCTCATGGTCAAGGAATGGCAACTGGAGTTGCCCACGCTGCTTATATCAGTTCATGGTGGCCTTCAGAACTTTGACCTGCAGCCCAAACTCAAGCAAGTTTTTGGGAAAGGCCTGATCAAGGCTGCCGTGACCACTGGAGCATGGATCTTCACTGGTGGAGTCAGCACTG GCGTGATCCGTCACGTTGGAGATGCTTTGAAGGATCACTCCTCTAAATCCCGAGGGAAGGTGTGTGCTATAGGCATCGCTCCATGGGGAATCCTGGAGAGCAAAGAGGATCTAATCGGAAAAGAT GTGAACAAACCATACCAAGCCATCTCCAATCCTCTGAGCAAACTTGCCGTACTCAACAATAGCCACTCGCACTTCATACTATCTGATAACGGCACATGTGGGAAATACGGGGCAGAAGTCAAACTACGCAGGCAGTTGGAGAAGCACATCTCCCTTCAGAAGATTAACACGC GACTGGGCCAGGGTGTACCGGTGGTATGTCTGATTGTGGAGGGGGGTCCCAATGTGATCTCGATTGTCCTGGAAAGCCTGCGTGAGGAACCGCCAGTGCCTGTAGTGGTTTGCGATGGCAGTGGTCGAGCCTCTGACATTATTTCCTTCGCCCACAAATATTCTGAGGTTGAAGG acTGGTAAACGAGGACGCAAAAGAGCAACTGCTGGTCACCATCCAGAAAACCTTTAACTACAACAAAATGCAGTCAGGGCAAATTCTGCTCATGGTTATTGAATGCATGAAGAAGAGGGAGTTGGTAAGTATCTACAGTAATGTAAGATCATGCAACAGATGTAGACCAACATCCATCGACACAAACCCAATCTCTGCTCAAACCAACCTAAGATAG
- the rps27l gene encoding 40S ribosomal protein S27-like — MPLAKDLLNPSFDFERRQHKKKRLVQSPNSYFMDVKCPGCYKITTVFSHAQTVVLCVGCSTVLCQPTGGKARLTEGCSFRRKQH; from the exons ATGCCT CTGGCCAAAGATCTGTTGAACCCGTCCTTTGATTTTGAGAGAAGGCAGCATAAGAAGAAAAGGCTTGTGCAGAGTCCCAACTCGTACTTCATGGATGTGAAGTGCCCAG GTTGCTATAAGATCACGACTGTGTTCAGTCATGCGCAGACGGTTGTGTTGTGCGTTGGGTGTTCAACAGTGCTCTGCCAGCCCACAGGAGGAAAAGCAAGGCTGACCGAAG gtTGTTCTTTCAGAAGAAAGCAACACTGA